The Euwallacea similis isolate ESF13 chromosome 35, ESF131.1, whole genome shotgun sequence genome has a segment encoding these proteins:
- the LOC136418411 gene encoding fl(2)d-associated complex component-like isoform X3, with amino-acid sequence MSNKGKRKITVSLSRQKSKTQGKARPSVFDRLGIKAGILLKGEYCHPWAQTGSCPYGKGKGSNSDECVCLPSPITSSATTSGCKYSKTHTLISPSKQRAAKIQSVSKKHHVKDTHKRAQKGETDNWDQWGPEELEDADADDLERKRQELQRELELQMKMEHKARKKDKKNKKESSPSSDSSSSSSDSSSSSDDSSSSSSSSVETKRKKVNKVKKRPSSSSSESFSHTHKQKKGKPSVKDVGRDKSKSKAKTPSTNKPAIKSPSPVRVKKKSETPPIKLKAASNKIDGEVKSPRPQSRSGDRKEKHRTPSPKLIREKEREKEKEREREREREKEREREKEREREKEREKERERERAKLREKERDRDKKKDSRSPKRDSRTSKEIKRRDSPDSAHSRDKKISPGRSKPSSRRSPERRGDKREERGRSRGKERSSDKIRSKDKRDSRDRDRERERRMREEREAAREKEREEALARCQERQRERERLKEMEKKEGDRRGRDRSRRDERSVDDRLSRRHSPSDRRGHSVDTRKSGRSSPDRHLDRGEIQQRGDYGRGRDERRLDEKSFEGSYERSQYERSHYEATLDEREYVDDRRRELWDDRVELDREFVGSRGRPGYCGKGRGDWGEGDYPEHEWDRATRRPVDWEGREDRAHAQEEEWRHYDRMDNWGGDGRRRWPNREWRERDNSSRPRSAASHSLEGSADDSKSESHKKGTASTSTGSQPALNESSSDQKSTSVEISEALPSAGKRPAEEPGETSNELKRAKPDPVLEDDLSEISDDADDILNRDEDVILEETSEELLTTVIEPEIQSQVFEQVASEKSPVSSPAKSPKKEDSIDDDNADLDFEEISEDELDEESKIKGIGDALGVDWASLVQESRSKVKPTSSSKLRWEPHNVLVNLGVSVNLAGEDLVKDILRQHSEADTKPVKEEEVKTEPPEVSHPIAAIQVANKESQQIRKSLFNSVGQHTRALSARRDLLIRRHLCNLPVNDLYVEAPKRHDPELFKVAAQLFERCL; translated from the exons atgtctaataaaGGGAAACGAAAAATCACAGTCAGTCTGAGCAGGCAAAAGAGCAAGACTCAAGGGAAAGCCCGGCCCAGTGTATTCGACCGCCTGGGCATCAAAGCGGGGATACTGCTCAAAGGAGAGTACTGTCATCCCTGGGCCCAAACTGGGTCCTGTCCGTACGGAAAAG GGAAAGGTTCAAACAGTGATGAATGTGTGTGTCTGCCATCCCCAATTACATCTTCTGCCACTACTTCAGGTtgcaaatattcaaaaacccATACCCTCATAAGCCCCTCAAAGCAGCGCGCAGCAAAAATTCAATCTGTATCCAAGAAACACCATGTGAAAGATACCCACAAGCGAGCACAGAAAGGGGAAACAGACAATTGGGATCAGTGGGGCCCTGAAGAATTGGAGGATGCTGATGCGGATGATTTGGAACGAAAACGTCAAGAATTGCAACGCGAACTAGAGTTGCAGATGAAGATGGAACACAAGGCCCGAAAA aaagataagaaaaataagaaagaaagCAGTCCATCAAGCGACTCCAGTTCAAGTTCGTCAGATTCAAGTAGTAGCAGCGATGATTCCAGTTCAAGTAGTTCTTCATCTGTTGAAACCAAGCgcaaaaaagtgaataaagttAAGAAAAGACCTAGTTCGTCTAGTTCTGAAAGCTTTAGCCACacacacaaacaaaaaaagggaaaaccTTCAGTGAAGGACGTTGGGCGAGATAAATCCAAGAGCAAAGCAAAGACACCTAG cACCAACAAGCCAGCAATTAAATCTCCGTCCCCGGTACGCGTCAAGAAAAAGAGCGAAACTCCTCCGATAAAACTAAAAGCAGCCTCAAATAAAATAGATGGGGAGGTGAAATCTCCTAGGCCCCAAAGCAGGTCTGGTGACCGGAAGGAGAAGCATCGCACTCCAAGTCCCAAATTGATAAGAGAAAAAGAGCGGGAGAAAGAGAAGGAGCGtgaaagagagagagaaagag agaaagaaagagagagagaaaagGAACGGGAGCGGGAAAAAGAGCGAGAAAAAGAACGCGAAAGAGAACGTGCTAAGCTACGTGAAAAAGAACGTGATCGAGATAAGAAAAAGGACTCGAGATCTCCAAAAAGAGATAGCAGAACTTcgaaagaaatcaaaagacGAGATTCACCTGATTCAGCCCACTCCAGGGACAAGAAGATTTCGCCTGGTCGCTCCAAACCTTCATCACGAAGAAGTCCTGAGAGACGCGGTGATAAACGAGAAGAAAGGGGCAG gtCAAGAGGCAAAGAGAGGTCTAGCGACAAAATACGCAGCAAAGACAAGCGAGATTCAAGAGACCGTGATCGAGAACGGGAGCGGCGCATGCGAGAGGAACGGGAAGCAGCTAGGgagaaagagagagaagaAGCTTTGGCCAGATGTCAAGAGAGAcagagagagagggagaggCTTAAAGAGATGGAGAAAAAGGAGGGGGATAGGAGGGGAAGAGACCGATCGCGCAGAGATGAGCGTTCTGTGGACGATCGCCTGTCTAGACGACATTCGCCTTCTGATCGTAGGGGACATTCAGTGGACACCAGAAAATCTGGTAGAAGCAGTCCTGATCGGCATTTAGATCGTGGGGAAATTCAGCAGAGGGGAGATTATGGTCGAGGTAGAGATGAAAGACG ATTagatgaaaaaagttttgaaggTTCTTATGAACGCAGTCAGTACGAGCGAAGCCATTATGAAGCAACTTTGGATGAACGAGAATATGTGGATGATCGGCGTCGAGAATTGTGGGATGATCGCGTGGAGCTAGATAGAGAATTTGTTGGTTCTAGGGGAAGGCCGGGATATTGTGGGAAGGGCAGAGGCGATTGGGGCGAAGGAGATTATCCAGAGCATGAATGGGACAGAGCAACACGTAGGCCAGTGGACTGGGAGGGGAGGGAAG ATCGGGCGCATGCTCAAGAGGAAGAATGGCGACATTATGACAGGATGGATAATTGGGGCGGTGATGGCAGGCGGAGGTGGCCAAATCGCGAATGGCGAGAAAGAGACAATAGTTCGAGACCGAGGAGCGCCGCATCGCATTCACTAGAAGGTAGCGCTG acGACAGCAAATCGGAATCTCACAAAAAGGGAACAGCCTCTACCTCAACGGGCAGTCAACCCGCTTTAAATGAATCGAGTAGTGATCAGAAATCTACATCAGTAGAGATCTCTGAAGCTTTACCTTCTGCAGGCAAAAGACCAGCCGAAGAGCCAGGAGAAACTTCTAACGAGCTCAAACGAGCCAAACCAGATCCTGTTCTTGAAGACGATTTAAGTGAAATTAGCGATGATGCCGATGACATTTTGAATAGAGATGAG GACGTAATTTTGGAAGAAACCTCAGAGGAACTTTTAACAACTGTAATTGAACCAGAAATACAATCTCAAGTCTTTGAACAAGTAGCTTCAGAAAAATCTCCGGTCTCATCTCCAGCTAAAAGCCCCAAAAAAGAGGACTCAATCGACGATGATAATGCTGATTTAGACTTTGAAGAAATCTCCGAGGATGAACTTGATGAGGAATCCAAAATCAAGGGAATTGGAGACGCGCTAGGGGTAGATTGGGCTAGTTTAGTCCAAGAATCGCGCTCCAAAGTGAAACCTACAAGTTCGAGCAAGCTGCGTTGGGAACCCCATAATGTTCTAGTTAATCTGGGTGTGTCCGTCAATTTGGCTGGGGAAGATCTGGTCAAAGACATCTTGAGACAGCACTCTGAAGCTGATACCAAACCTGTCAAGGAGGAGGAAGTAAAAACAGAACCTCCAGAAGTCTCCCACCCCATCGCTGCCATTCAAGTGGCTAATAAAGAGTCGCAGCAGATCAGGAAGTCGCTGTTCAACAGTGTGGGACAGCACACTAGGGCGTTGTCCGCTCGACGGGATTTGTTAATCCGGAGGCATTTGTGCAATCTGCCGGTCAACGATTTGTATGTGGAGGCTCCAAAAAGACACGATCCGGAGCTGTTTAAGGTTGCGGCTCAACTTTTCGAGCGGTGCTTATGA
- the LOC136418411 gene encoding fl(2)d-associated complex component-like isoform X2, with translation MSNKGKRKITVSLSRQKSKTQGKARPSVFDRLGIKAGILLKGEYCHPWAQTGSCPYGKGKGSNSDECVCLPSPITSSATTSGCKYSKTHTLISPSKQRAAKIQSVSKKHHVKDTHKRAQKGETDNWDQWGPEELEDADADDLERKRQELQRELELQMKMEHKARKKDKKNKKESSPSSDSSSSSSDSSSSSDDSSSSSSSSVETKRKKVNKVKKRPSSSSSESFSHTHKQKKGKPSVKDVGRDKSKSKAKTPSTNKPAIKSPSPVRVKKKSETPPIKLKAASNKIDGEVKSPRPQSRSGDRKEKHRTPSPKLIREKEREKEKEREREREREREKEREREKEREKERERERAKLREKERDRDKKKDSRSPKRDSRTSKEIKRRDSPDSAHSRDKKISPGRSKPSSRRSPERRGDKREERGRSRGKERSSDKIRSKDKRDSRDRDRERERRMREEREAAREKEREEALARCQERQRERERLKEMEKKEGDRRGRDRSRRDERSVDDRLSRRHSPSDRRGHSVDTRKSGRSSPDRHLDRGEIQQRGDYGRGRDERRLDEKSFEGSYERSQYERSHYEATLDEREYVDDRRRELWDDRVELDREFVGSRGRPGYCGKGRGDWGEGDYPEHEWDRATRRPVDWEGREGWDALDRAHAQEEEWRHYDRMDNWGGDGRRRWPNREWRERDNSSRPRSAASHSLEGSADDSKSESHKKGTASTSTGSQPALNESSSDQKSTSVEISEALPSAGKRPAEEPGETSNELKRAKPDPVLEDDLSEISDDADDILNRDEDVILEETSEELLTTVIEPEIQSQVFEQVASEKSPVSSPAKSPKKEDSIDDDNADLDFEEISEDELDEESKIKGIGDALGVDWASLVQESRSKVKPTSSSKLRWEPHNVLVNLGVSVNLAGEDLVKDILRQHSEADTKPVKEEEVKTEPPEVSHPIAAIQVANKESQQIRKSLFNSVGQHTRALSARRDLLIRRHLCNLPVNDLYVEAPKRHDPELFKVAAQLFERCL, from the exons atgtctaataaaGGGAAACGAAAAATCACAGTCAGTCTGAGCAGGCAAAAGAGCAAGACTCAAGGGAAAGCCCGGCCCAGTGTATTCGACCGCCTGGGCATCAAAGCGGGGATACTGCTCAAAGGAGAGTACTGTCATCCCTGGGCCCAAACTGGGTCCTGTCCGTACGGAAAAG GGAAAGGTTCAAACAGTGATGAATGTGTGTGTCTGCCATCCCCAATTACATCTTCTGCCACTACTTCAGGTtgcaaatattcaaaaacccATACCCTCATAAGCCCCTCAAAGCAGCGCGCAGCAAAAATTCAATCTGTATCCAAGAAACACCATGTGAAAGATACCCACAAGCGAGCACAGAAAGGGGAAACAGACAATTGGGATCAGTGGGGCCCTGAAGAATTGGAGGATGCTGATGCGGATGATTTGGAACGAAAACGTCAAGAATTGCAACGCGAACTAGAGTTGCAGATGAAGATGGAACACAAGGCCCGAAAA aaagataagaaaaataagaaagaaagCAGTCCATCAAGCGACTCCAGTTCAAGTTCGTCAGATTCAAGTAGTAGCAGCGATGATTCCAGTTCAAGTAGTTCTTCATCTGTTGAAACCAAGCgcaaaaaagtgaataaagttAAGAAAAGACCTAGTTCGTCTAGTTCTGAAAGCTTTAGCCACacacacaaacaaaaaaagggaaaaccTTCAGTGAAGGACGTTGGGCGAGATAAATCCAAGAGCAAAGCAAAGACACCTAG cACCAACAAGCCAGCAATTAAATCTCCGTCCCCGGTACGCGTCAAGAAAAAGAGCGAAACTCCTCCGATAAAACTAAAAGCAGCCTCAAATAAAATAGATGGGGAGGTGAAATCTCCTAGGCCCCAAAGCAGGTCTGGTGACCGGAAGGAGAAGCATCGCACTCCAAGTCCCAAATTGATAAGAGAAAAAGAGCGGGAGAAAGAGAAGGAGCGtgaaagagagagagaaagag agagagaaaagGAACGGGAGCGGGAAAAAGAGCGAGAAAAAGAACGCGAAAGAGAACGTGCTAAGCTACGTGAAAAAGAACGTGATCGAGATAAGAAAAAGGACTCGAGATCTCCAAAAAGAGATAGCAGAACTTcgaaagaaatcaaaagacGAGATTCACCTGATTCAGCCCACTCCAGGGACAAGAAGATTTCGCCTGGTCGCTCCAAACCTTCATCACGAAGAAGTCCTGAGAGACGCGGTGATAAACGAGAAGAAAGGGGCAG gtCAAGAGGCAAAGAGAGGTCTAGCGACAAAATACGCAGCAAAGACAAGCGAGATTCAAGAGACCGTGATCGAGAACGGGAGCGGCGCATGCGAGAGGAACGGGAAGCAGCTAGGgagaaagagagagaagaAGCTTTGGCCAGATGTCAAGAGAGAcagagagagagggagaggCTTAAAGAGATGGAGAAAAAGGAGGGGGATAGGAGGGGAAGAGACCGATCGCGCAGAGATGAGCGTTCTGTGGACGATCGCCTGTCTAGACGACATTCGCCTTCTGATCGTAGGGGACATTCAGTGGACACCAGAAAATCTGGTAGAAGCAGTCCTGATCGGCATTTAGATCGTGGGGAAATTCAGCAGAGGGGAGATTATGGTCGAGGTAGAGATGAAAGACG ATTagatgaaaaaagttttgaaggTTCTTATGAACGCAGTCAGTACGAGCGAAGCCATTATGAAGCAACTTTGGATGAACGAGAATATGTGGATGATCGGCGTCGAGAATTGTGGGATGATCGCGTGGAGCTAGATAGAGAATTTGTTGGTTCTAGGGGAAGGCCGGGATATTGTGGGAAGGGCAGAGGCGATTGGGGCGAAGGAGATTATCCAGAGCATGAATGGGACAGAGCAACACGTAGGCCAGTGGACTGGGAGGGGAGGGAAG GTTGGGATGCGTTAGATCGGGCGCATGCTCAAGAGGAAGAATGGCGACATTATGACAGGATGGATAATTGGGGCGGTGATGGCAGGCGGAGGTGGCCAAATCGCGAATGGCGAGAAAGAGACAATAGTTCGAGACCGAGGAGCGCCGCATCGCATTCACTAGAAGGTAGCGCTG acGACAGCAAATCGGAATCTCACAAAAAGGGAACAGCCTCTACCTCAACGGGCAGTCAACCCGCTTTAAATGAATCGAGTAGTGATCAGAAATCTACATCAGTAGAGATCTCTGAAGCTTTACCTTCTGCAGGCAAAAGACCAGCCGAAGAGCCAGGAGAAACTTCTAACGAGCTCAAACGAGCCAAACCAGATCCTGTTCTTGAAGACGATTTAAGTGAAATTAGCGATGATGCCGATGACATTTTGAATAGAGATGAG GACGTAATTTTGGAAGAAACCTCAGAGGAACTTTTAACAACTGTAATTGAACCAGAAATACAATCTCAAGTCTTTGAACAAGTAGCTTCAGAAAAATCTCCGGTCTCATCTCCAGCTAAAAGCCCCAAAAAAGAGGACTCAATCGACGATGATAATGCTGATTTAGACTTTGAAGAAATCTCCGAGGATGAACTTGATGAGGAATCCAAAATCAAGGGAATTGGAGACGCGCTAGGGGTAGATTGGGCTAGTTTAGTCCAAGAATCGCGCTCCAAAGTGAAACCTACAAGTTCGAGCAAGCTGCGTTGGGAACCCCATAATGTTCTAGTTAATCTGGGTGTGTCCGTCAATTTGGCTGGGGAAGATCTGGTCAAAGACATCTTGAGACAGCACTCTGAAGCTGATACCAAACCTGTCAAGGAGGAGGAAGTAAAAACAGAACCTCCAGAAGTCTCCCACCCCATCGCTGCCATTCAAGTGGCTAATAAAGAGTCGCAGCAGATCAGGAAGTCGCTGTTCAACAGTGTGGGACAGCACACTAGGGCGTTGTCCGCTCGACGGGATTTGTTAATCCGGAGGCATTTGTGCAATCTGCCGGTCAACGATTTGTATGTGGAGGCTCCAAAAAGACACGATCCGGAGCTGTTTAAGGTTGCGGCTCAACTTTTCGAGCGGTGCTTATGA
- the LOC136418411 gene encoding fl(2)d-associated complex component-like isoform X1: MSNKGKRKITVSLSRQKSKTQGKARPSVFDRLGIKAGILLKGEYCHPWAQTGSCPYGKGKGSNSDECVCLPSPITSSATTSGCKYSKTHTLISPSKQRAAKIQSVSKKHHVKDTHKRAQKGETDNWDQWGPEELEDADADDLERKRQELQRELELQMKMEHKARKKDKKNKKESSPSSDSSSSSSDSSSSSDDSSSSSSSSVETKRKKVNKVKKRPSSSSSESFSHTHKQKKGKPSVKDVGRDKSKSKAKTPSTNKPAIKSPSPVRVKKKSETPPIKLKAASNKIDGEVKSPRPQSRSGDRKEKHRTPSPKLIREKEREKEKEREREREREKEREREKEREREKEREKERERERAKLREKERDRDKKKDSRSPKRDSRTSKEIKRRDSPDSAHSRDKKISPGRSKPSSRRSPERRGDKREERGRSRGKERSSDKIRSKDKRDSRDRDRERERRMREEREAAREKEREEALARCQERQRERERLKEMEKKEGDRRGRDRSRRDERSVDDRLSRRHSPSDRRGHSVDTRKSGRSSPDRHLDRGEIQQRGDYGRGRDERRLDEKSFEGSYERSQYERSHYEATLDEREYVDDRRRELWDDRVELDREFVGSRGRPGYCGKGRGDWGEGDYPEHEWDRATRRPVDWEGREGWDALDRAHAQEEEWRHYDRMDNWGGDGRRRWPNREWRERDNSSRPRSAASHSLEGSADDSKSESHKKGTASTSTGSQPALNESSSDQKSTSVEISEALPSAGKRPAEEPGETSNELKRAKPDPVLEDDLSEISDDADDILNRDEDVILEETSEELLTTVIEPEIQSQVFEQVASEKSPVSSPAKSPKKEDSIDDDNADLDFEEISEDELDEESKIKGIGDALGVDWASLVQESRSKVKPTSSSKLRWEPHNVLVNLGVSVNLAGEDLVKDILRQHSEADTKPVKEEEVKTEPPEVSHPIAAIQVANKESQQIRKSLFNSVGQHTRALSARRDLLIRRHLCNLPVNDLYVEAPKRHDPELFKVAAQLFERCL, translated from the exons atgtctaataaaGGGAAACGAAAAATCACAGTCAGTCTGAGCAGGCAAAAGAGCAAGACTCAAGGGAAAGCCCGGCCCAGTGTATTCGACCGCCTGGGCATCAAAGCGGGGATACTGCTCAAAGGAGAGTACTGTCATCCCTGGGCCCAAACTGGGTCCTGTCCGTACGGAAAAG GGAAAGGTTCAAACAGTGATGAATGTGTGTGTCTGCCATCCCCAATTACATCTTCTGCCACTACTTCAGGTtgcaaatattcaaaaacccATACCCTCATAAGCCCCTCAAAGCAGCGCGCAGCAAAAATTCAATCTGTATCCAAGAAACACCATGTGAAAGATACCCACAAGCGAGCACAGAAAGGGGAAACAGACAATTGGGATCAGTGGGGCCCTGAAGAATTGGAGGATGCTGATGCGGATGATTTGGAACGAAAACGTCAAGAATTGCAACGCGAACTAGAGTTGCAGATGAAGATGGAACACAAGGCCCGAAAA aaagataagaaaaataagaaagaaagCAGTCCATCAAGCGACTCCAGTTCAAGTTCGTCAGATTCAAGTAGTAGCAGCGATGATTCCAGTTCAAGTAGTTCTTCATCTGTTGAAACCAAGCgcaaaaaagtgaataaagttAAGAAAAGACCTAGTTCGTCTAGTTCTGAAAGCTTTAGCCACacacacaaacaaaaaaagggaaaaccTTCAGTGAAGGACGTTGGGCGAGATAAATCCAAGAGCAAAGCAAAGACACCTAG cACCAACAAGCCAGCAATTAAATCTCCGTCCCCGGTACGCGTCAAGAAAAAGAGCGAAACTCCTCCGATAAAACTAAAAGCAGCCTCAAATAAAATAGATGGGGAGGTGAAATCTCCTAGGCCCCAAAGCAGGTCTGGTGACCGGAAGGAGAAGCATCGCACTCCAAGTCCCAAATTGATAAGAGAAAAAGAGCGGGAGAAAGAGAAGGAGCGtgaaagagagagagaaagag agaaagaaagagagagagaaaagGAACGGGAGCGGGAAAAAGAGCGAGAAAAAGAACGCGAAAGAGAACGTGCTAAGCTACGTGAAAAAGAACGTGATCGAGATAAGAAAAAGGACTCGAGATCTCCAAAAAGAGATAGCAGAACTTcgaaagaaatcaaaagacGAGATTCACCTGATTCAGCCCACTCCAGGGACAAGAAGATTTCGCCTGGTCGCTCCAAACCTTCATCACGAAGAAGTCCTGAGAGACGCGGTGATAAACGAGAAGAAAGGGGCAG gtCAAGAGGCAAAGAGAGGTCTAGCGACAAAATACGCAGCAAAGACAAGCGAGATTCAAGAGACCGTGATCGAGAACGGGAGCGGCGCATGCGAGAGGAACGGGAAGCAGCTAGGgagaaagagagagaagaAGCTTTGGCCAGATGTCAAGAGAGAcagagagagagggagaggCTTAAAGAGATGGAGAAAAAGGAGGGGGATAGGAGGGGAAGAGACCGATCGCGCAGAGATGAGCGTTCTGTGGACGATCGCCTGTCTAGACGACATTCGCCTTCTGATCGTAGGGGACATTCAGTGGACACCAGAAAATCTGGTAGAAGCAGTCCTGATCGGCATTTAGATCGTGGGGAAATTCAGCAGAGGGGAGATTATGGTCGAGGTAGAGATGAAAGACG ATTagatgaaaaaagttttgaaggTTCTTATGAACGCAGTCAGTACGAGCGAAGCCATTATGAAGCAACTTTGGATGAACGAGAATATGTGGATGATCGGCGTCGAGAATTGTGGGATGATCGCGTGGAGCTAGATAGAGAATTTGTTGGTTCTAGGGGAAGGCCGGGATATTGTGGGAAGGGCAGAGGCGATTGGGGCGAAGGAGATTATCCAGAGCATGAATGGGACAGAGCAACACGTAGGCCAGTGGACTGGGAGGGGAGGGAAG GTTGGGATGCGTTAGATCGGGCGCATGCTCAAGAGGAAGAATGGCGACATTATGACAGGATGGATAATTGGGGCGGTGATGGCAGGCGGAGGTGGCCAAATCGCGAATGGCGAGAAAGAGACAATAGTTCGAGACCGAGGAGCGCCGCATCGCATTCACTAGAAGGTAGCGCTG acGACAGCAAATCGGAATCTCACAAAAAGGGAACAGCCTCTACCTCAACGGGCAGTCAACCCGCTTTAAATGAATCGAGTAGTGATCAGAAATCTACATCAGTAGAGATCTCTGAAGCTTTACCTTCTGCAGGCAAAAGACCAGCCGAAGAGCCAGGAGAAACTTCTAACGAGCTCAAACGAGCCAAACCAGATCCTGTTCTTGAAGACGATTTAAGTGAAATTAGCGATGATGCCGATGACATTTTGAATAGAGATGAG GACGTAATTTTGGAAGAAACCTCAGAGGAACTTTTAACAACTGTAATTGAACCAGAAATACAATCTCAAGTCTTTGAACAAGTAGCTTCAGAAAAATCTCCGGTCTCATCTCCAGCTAAAAGCCCCAAAAAAGAGGACTCAATCGACGATGATAATGCTGATTTAGACTTTGAAGAAATCTCCGAGGATGAACTTGATGAGGAATCCAAAATCAAGGGAATTGGAGACGCGCTAGGGGTAGATTGGGCTAGTTTAGTCCAAGAATCGCGCTCCAAAGTGAAACCTACAAGTTCGAGCAAGCTGCGTTGGGAACCCCATAATGTTCTAGTTAATCTGGGTGTGTCCGTCAATTTGGCTGGGGAAGATCTGGTCAAAGACATCTTGAGACAGCACTCTGAAGCTGATACCAAACCTGTCAAGGAGGAGGAAGTAAAAACAGAACCTCCAGAAGTCTCCCACCCCATCGCTGCCATTCAAGTGGCTAATAAAGAGTCGCAGCAGATCAGGAAGTCGCTGTTCAACAGTGTGGGACAGCACACTAGGGCGTTGTCCGCTCGACGGGATTTGTTAATCCGGAGGCATTTGTGCAATCTGCCGGTCAACGATTTGTATGTGGAGGCTCCAAAAAGACACGATCCGGAGCTGTTTAAGGTTGCGGCTCAACTTTTCGAGCGGTGCTTATGA